aatccttttgTCTGTGATTTTGAGCTAGGTCTCGCTCTGTATTCCAGGCTGTCTCCAACAATCCTCTGGCCTCGCTCTCCACTAGACTAAAATTATAGGTGTGCAGCCCCCTGAGCCCCAGCTCTAATCAATCTCGGCACTGTACTCCCAAGGCAAAAGTGATCAAAAAACTAAGGAGTAGTTAAGTCCTCAAGCTACATTACAACAGACGTTTCTCTGGAGATGCCACAGAAACTGGAAGAGTACCCTGGGAAAAAATTtggaaaaagtagaaaatgttATCCTTCTCCCCATTCCCAAGAAATCAGGCGTGGTTTGAGTCCTACTAGAGGTCATATAAATGTCTACAAGAGATGGAAATAATGGACTctcctgacccctgacctctaGGGCAACAGGCAAGCTGCAGCAGCTGTATGGTCGTATCACCCGTGCACACATGCAACGAAGGCCTAAGCTAAGTAGGAGAGATGGTACTTAGTTATGCATAAGCTTTGGAGTCACGCACCCTAACCACTCACCAGTGTGTGATGCTAAGCAAGAAGCAGTCTCCTTGTTCCTTGATAGCCTCAGAGAAAGAACACCTCCCTACATCATAGGAGACCCATGAGGGTCAGCTGAATGGGCACTTAGCCTAGCAAGCAGTTAGAGAATAGGAAATGGAGGACAGTGGTCATCAGAAACAAAGCACAGTTCCTCATTTTTGGCAAGCCACTTTAATTTACAACTTTAAATATGAAGTCTGTGATTTCTTGAAACATCTCACCCTGCACCTGTGGGAAAAGAAAAGTAGGTAAGTTTTAAGAATTATTACATTTACTAGTCCAAATCTGTAATATTATTTATCCAATTTAAGCATTTTCTGAGCTGAATAGCCtttcagaaaagcaaaatcaCCTTTTCTACTCTAGCCATTAAAATGTTCATTCCATCTTCCCCTTTGAACAGTGACAGTCGGGCATGCTTTTGAAACTCTAACTGTAACTCACCACTGCAGTTCAGGAATGAGCACAGACTGgttttttgggttggttggttggttggttggttgattggttttgttttgttgtttttttttgagacagggtctctctatgtagccttggctgtcctggacttgctttgtagaccaggctggccttgaacccacagcaatacgcctgcctctgcctcccgagtgctgggattaaagacatgggccaccacgcgtagcttggttttgttttttgagaggggttctctgtgtagtcctggccgtctgggaactcactctgtaagaccaggctgacctcaagctcagagatctgcctgcctctgcctcctggtggctGCTGCACCACCCAggtaatttttgaggcaggatcttatcTAGCTGAGGCTAGCCCCAACTCTGTAGTGTTGCCTccaactccccagtgctggaattacaggaatagACCAACAAGTCTGGCTTTTCTGTTCTGTTGCACTTTACTTTGTGCTGGCAACTGAACACAGGCCCCTACCTGAGCAGAATTTACCTGTGTTTATTCTATGGGTGGAAAGCACCCAAAAACTGTAGCctgactttaaaaatactttatttttaacttgggaggcagaggcaggcagattgctgtgagttcgaggccagcctggtctacaaagcgagtccagggcagccaaggctacacagagaaaccctgtctcaaaaacaaaaaacaaaacaacaacaacaacaacaaaaaaactttgcttttaatatacaataaaaagaaagtaataaaagagGCACAGGCTAGCCAATGTGAAAATGGTTAGACAGAAATGGAGGGTGTGCTTCATGCTGATAGGATATGCTTGGTTAAGGCCATCAAGAGTGTAATTCAAGTCAGACAAAAAAACAAGAGcttaggggctgaagagaaggctcagcagctaagagcactcactggctactctttcagaggacctgggttcaattcccagcatccacatagtagttcataactgtctgtactccagttccagaggatctagcaCCCTCATATAGACACAGATGCAGggaaaacatcaatgcacataaaaatcttttttaaaaaagactttcgGGCATACCTACTTGTACAGAGCTGAGTTTATACTCAGTCCTCCTCATCATCAGGAGGGATCCCCAATTCTTCATCTGTCCACTGTGAAGGATCTGGATATGGAAAGTGACCCTGGTGACAAGCAATCAAAAGGAAACAGAGTCAAGAGCTAATgaagtttcaaaataaatattgaaagacAATTACTACAGCCAGCACCTGCCACACATAGCCTGACCACCCACCATCCCTTAACCATTCAGTAGCTCAGCCCACTTTGGTCTACTCAGTACACGAATTTTTTAGAGGTAGCAGCTTAAGCCACTGAATGTTTATGATGGAGTGTAGAAAGAAGTGGAGGCAACAGATATCATACAAACCCCTTATCTCTGCAACATTTCACTgtcctggcaaaaaaaaaaaagtttttaaaaaaaagccctTCACTGCTTCTGTGAGATTTGGGGGCCTCAAGTGAAGGCAGCCTCCTCAATCCTGACCTAGAGACCTACCTTGCTGTAATTATCGTCTACTGCCTACAGCTTAATATGAGTGAAATACAAATGTTCCCAGCAGGAAATGTGCAGCCAAGCAGCTCCTTCCTCCGACCAAGGGCAccaagcaatgctaagaggacaGAAGCAGTGCACCTTAACAGCTCTGAACCTtatcatgtatgtgcatgcttgcCTACACCTTTCCCACCACATGACGTCCAGGCAGGAACTCagctggtagaccaggctggcctcgaactcaaagatccgcctgcctctgcctccccgagtgctgggattaaagtgtgcgccACTATACCTGGCCCAGTAGACTCATTCTTGTTAGGCACATGCTCAATTGCCAACCTCAAGATTTCAATGTCTTAAGGATATAATTTCTTAGAAAATAAGAGTTTCTGTAAATGTGACAAGTAATAGAATTAACAGAAAGTCACCAATAATTCCCCTTCTCAAGACAAAATTAACTTCTACACCCAAATCTGGCCTCTGGACAGACTAGAGGATGTTTAAGTATTTACAAGCGTTCAATGCTGGTGTGACGGTGCCTGCCTAGTGCTtagaaggcagggaggggagaattGGGAGTTAAGGGCCAGTCCTAGCTACATGGAAAGTGAGgaaagcctgagctacataatgtcTGGCTCAAACATGAAAGTGAAGGGTGAAATTTAGCCCACGACTGCCAATAACGTAACTCACCAATCGTAACAGAATTCTTTCTAGTCACCTTTCCCCACATGGCAACCTAACAGGAACCACTAAGCACAGACCCCCGAAATGCACAGTCATGGAAACAGGTCCAAAGAAACATGTTTCACTGGGTGATAGGACAGTTTGGTGTTAAAGGGGACACGTGAACAAAAAAGCCTCCAAACGCAAGCCAAACTGCCCTGGCATCTCTTCTCCCCGGCTCTCAAAGGAGTACTAGAGCCATCCCCCTTACTTACCAGCACAGCATCCGAGTCATGCCAAAAGCGCCAGAGAATCCAGAACCACATGAGTGAGCTTAGGAACTCGCCCTGGATCACCTGGGACCGGGTAAGCTGGGGAAACTCCCTGTACCGAGGCTGAATATGCACATCACTGCCAGCACTAGGAGACAAGGCAACACGGAAAACAGATTCTTACTCCATTTTCAGAGTAGGAAGTCATCTCCACTTTCGGTAGCATCCTTAAAACCGAAGCTAGCACATCTCAACACAGGCTGGTGGGCTCCCACTTCCTTTACATGCTGGGTTTTCCATTTAACTTTAAACCCAGGGGCAGGAAAACTGGCTGAAGTAACAAGAGGCCAGTGTATGGTTTCATTTAGTGAACAGTCACAACTCTGCAGCAGAAATATTAGTAATGACTGTGGGTGCTGCCCCAAACGTTTTGTTTCAAGAACCTTGATCCTCAAGTAGTAACTCATTAGCTTACCCTGCCtgcaaaagaaaatcaaaattatttttgttctgtttagttATGTACTTCAAACACAATTTGTATCTTTATCCAAAGACCATCATGTAGAAGCCAAGCACtatagcacaggcctgtaatccagcatttggagagtagaggcaggaggatcaatttAGCATCAGCTACAAAGAAagctcaaggtcagcttgggctatatgagaccttatcccagggagaagaggaaaaaagtatcttttttaaaactcacacctcagtgggctggagagatggctcagcaggtaagagcactgtctgcttttccagaggtcctgagttcccagcaaccacatggtggctcacaaccatctataatgagatctgatgacctcttctggcatgcaggtgtacatgcagatagagcactcatatatataaaataaataaataaatctttaaaaaacaaacctaatacctctgaacaaagcaaagaagCTGCAACATGACTAAATAAAATCAGCTGGGTGTCATTTAGGCATTTATTGGCAAATTGTGGCATGCAACCCATAAAGGCTATACTTAATTCAATTGGGACTCTGATAAGTATAGGTATAGGTCGACTCTAACTTAAATGATGTAATTTATACTTAATGAAGGTATTTCTATGACTATTCAGCAGCAAGCCATATGCTAATGCACAGAATCAGATATAAAAATTTAGAGTGTGCCCATATAAAATATGGtctatagctgggcatggtggcacacacctgtaaaatcccagcactcagggaggcagaggcaggcagatctccgtgagttccagggtagcctggtctacaaagtggagtccaggacatccaaggctacatagagaaaccaagtctcaaaaaaccaaaaataaataggaTAGAATAGAATATGGTCTACAATTTCAGCCCAGCATAACAGAAATGCAGGTTCATGTAGGATTTGAAAACAGCAATATTCCTATGGCCTTTCCCTACCTGCCCCTCTTTTTCTCCTAGCAGAATGCAAGTCTTTCTCTACCACTCTCTACCTCATTCTCTTGAGCTGGGATCTCCCACAGAACCTGGCTCTGGGACTGTGGCTGGCGAggcccagtgatcctcctgactctcccCTACAGCACTGGGGCGGTGTGTGCAGGCAGCAACTCCAAGCTGTTCCTCTGAGTGCGAGATCCAAACTcagttcttacccactgagccacccttcAGCCCTGATGGGTATTGGCAAACTGggactatttttattattctctccCATTCTGGAACACCACGGCTGGCaggtatttattgagtatttattCACCATGTGCAGGTACCACACTGGACTTTACAATCATTgcctgttattttaatttttataactttatgAAGACATGCTGTGAATTACTGGTTTACAAATATAGACACATGTATTTTGATTACAAGGCCCAACAATGCTTCCCACAAGCAAATAACATTAATactttggggggagagggggctcaTTTTATGAACCAAAGAGGTTAATTCTTATGCGTGGGGTGTATGTAGCACAGTGGCACAGTGTTTGCCGAACATGGGTTTGGTCCCCACTGACACAAAAACTCTTCATTGAAATTCCAgtcagctgggggctggagagatggctcagaggttaagagcactggctggtcttccaaaggtcctgagttcaattcccagcaaccacatggtggctcacaaccatctataatgagatcttctggcctgcaggcatactaCTGTATAAGCAATAAATAATTAAGTCTttgaaaaggaggggaaaaaagaaattccaatCAGCCTAAAACAATCTTGGTGACAAAGATCTATTTTTGTGTAAATATTTACCCTACCTACAGAATGTTCATTTGGAAGGCTCTGAATGAAATGCCCGTTATCAATGGTGTTGagaggagtttttgtttttgtttttgttttttaagatttatttggtatttataccgtattctgctcacatgtgtgcctgcacaccagaagaagctACCAGATCACATgtacggttgtgagccaccatgtggttgctgggaattgaactcaggacctttggaagtgcagccagtgctcctaacctgagccatctctctagcctgagagatttgttgttgtttgttttttgagacagggtctctctgtgtagccctggctatcttggactctctttgtagatcaggatggcctcaaactcacagcaatccacctgcctctgcctcccaagtggtgggattacaggcatgcgccaccaccaccctgctggaAAGGAGATTTTTAATGAGGTCTCCTCTTGCCatgaggcccaggctggccttgaactcactactgAGCTcaagctggccaggaactcatcATCCTTCTGCCCTTGAAGGCTGAGGTCAGAGAAGGACTATCACCATGCTCTATTCTTTTATGGACAGGATCTcccagtgtagcccaggctggcctcaaactcgcaatACCTGCAGaaccctccccagtgctggaatcacagcacTTGCTCACCTCTCACTTTCAGCCACTCTGCCAGGTGTCACAACTTAAAGAACTTAACAGAACTGCTTCCGTAATTTCCTCATGTGCCAAACAGTATTGAACAATTACTACTCAAGATGCAACTGCAGCTAGGCCATACTGGCAcactgcttttaatcccagcattttgggaggcggaggcagaggcagaggcagaggcagaggcagaggcagaggcagaagcaggcagatctttgtgagttcgaggccagcctggtctacagagtgagttcaaggccagccaaggtaacacagagaaagcctgtctcaaaaaaaaaaaaaaaaaagagaaaaagaaaaaacttcaacAAATACTTAGATGTCATGCTACAAACCAGGCTAAATGCACTGTGGCAAACTAGATACCCTGAGGAAATTTCCAATTAAAATAAGTAACATATgatgctaaatgaaataaataaagtcattttcCAAGCAAGCATGCATGCCTGGGAGCAAGTACTGAAGCTGGCACTCACAGGGATCTTATCCAACAGCTAGGAGACCCCGGCTACTCCTCAGACCTCTGAATCAAGCTGCGGCCCCATAACAAAAGGGTGAATAAACCAACTGGAAAGAAGCTAGAACATGTTACCGGAGTCCAAACCTCAGGTAGGTTTGCACTCAAACTCTATCTCGGTTGGACCTTTTGTGGACCAAAAATCCAAACCAAGGGCTGGGGACTTAGCCCAATAGTAAAGCACTTCCCGAGTTGGGGCTAAGGGAAATGCAAGCGAAGGGTTTACAGCGAGACTAGATGGAGGCATCCTTAAGAGGGTAAGAGAATTAAGACCTCAAAAGAATTCTCGAGGGATAAAACCTGCCGGGATAGAAgaactcagtttaaaaaaaaaaaaaaaaaaaagttgaacaaaataagatcctgaagccgggcgtgggcgcacgcctttaatcccagcactcgggaggcaga
The Acomys russatus chromosome 10, mAcoRus1.1, whole genome shotgun sequence genome window above contains:
- the Ndufb2 gene encoding NADH dehydrogenase [ubiquinone] 1 beta subcomplex subunit 2, mitochondrial, with amino-acid sequence MSALTRLAPFGRVGGRLLRRCRARAAGDGGVRHAGSDVHIQPRYREFPQLTRSQVIQGEFLSSLMWFWILWRFWHDSDAVLGHFPYPDPSQWTDEELGIPPDDEED